In a single window of the Elusimicrobiota bacterium genome:
- a CDS encoding TdeIII family type II restriction endonuclease, producing the protein MPLNKMQITQVESVLIKGLRNKFQSYKPEPASMPFHTRLLGKDRLALYSFIHSLNTNFGTSIFEPVALVLAKQNYQEAETHVVAGNYISKEAHTVIQKIMDDLTTAKKEPDKEKEIETIRKVCKTSNMQKVKPTQIDLLVHKSKDELFLFDIKTAKPNAGGFKEFKRTLLEWVAAVLASNPSIKIHTLIAIPYNPYEPDPYNRWTMRGMLDLDKELKVASEFWDFLGGKGAYEDLLGCFERVGIELRSEIDQYFIKYNR; encoded by the coding sequence ATGCCACTGAACAAAATGCAAATAACCCAAGTTGAATCCGTTCTAATAAAGGGGCTTAGAAACAAGTTTCAAAGTTATAAACCAGAACCAGCTTCAATGCCTTTTCATACAAGACTTTTAGGAAAAGATAGATTGGCTTTGTATTCATTTATACATTCTTTGAATACTAATTTCGGAACAAGTATTTTTGAGCCTGTTGCACTTGTTTTGGCAAAACAAAATTATCAAGAAGCAGAGACGCATGTTGTTGCAGGGAATTACATAAGTAAAGAAGCTCATACGGTTATTCAAAAAATAATGGACGATTTAACAACAGCAAAGAAAGAACCAGATAAAGAGAAAGAAATTGAAACCATAAGGAAAGTATGTAAGACATCAAATATGCAAAAGGTTAAACCCACTCAAATAGATTTACTAGTACACAAAAGTAAAGATGAGCTTTTTTTATTTGATATTAAAACGGCAAAACCTAATGCCGGTGGTTTTAAGGAATTTAAGAGGACGCTACTTGAATGGGTGGCAGCTGTATTAGCTTCAAATCCGTCGATTAAGATACATACACTAATTGCGATACCTTATAATCCATATGAACCGGACCCCTACAATCGTTGGACAATGAGGGGAATGCTGGATTTGGATAAAGAACTGAAAGTGGCGAGCGAGTTCTGGGATTTTTTAGGTGGTAAGGGTGCATATGAAGATTTGTTGGGATGCTTCGAGAGAGTAGGGATTGAGTTAAGGTCAGAAATAGACCAATATTTTATAAAATATAATAGGTAG
- a CDS encoding endonuclease III produces MGKLYNKRKVISIVARKLKNLYKDNAHHNLKVPLDELIFIILSVRTTEKVYIKVYRELKKRYPRWDMLLKVPPGKLAALIKAGGKYNVKAGYIKGIIEQVINRFGKPTLDPLKSWSDAKCEEYLVSLPGVGKKVARCVMLYALGRKVFPVDSHCWRVSRRLGWIESRRNVPTTLDMDTLQKVIPVELRYSAHVNLLSLGRDICTPKDVRCSLCCIEKNCIKKQVLFE; encoded by the coding sequence GTGGGAAAACTGTATAACAAACGTAAAGTAATATCGATAGTGGCAAGAAAACTAAAGAATTTATATAAGGATAATGCACACCATAATCTTAAGGTTCCGTTAGATGAGCTGATTTTTATTATCTTATCGGTTCGTACTACTGAGAAAGTCTACATCAAAGTGTATCGTGAGCTAAAGAAGAGATATCCGCGGTGGGATATGTTGTTGAAGGTACCTCCAGGGAAATTAGCAGCACTTATAAAAGCTGGTGGAAAGTATAATGTTAAAGCGGGGTATATAAAAGGTATCATAGAACAAGTGATTAACAGGTTCGGAAAACCAACGCTGGACCCGTTGAAATCCTGGTCAGATGCAAAGTGTGAGGAGTATTTGGTATCGTTGCCGGGGGTAGGTAAGAAAGTAGCCAGGTGTGTTATGCTATACGCCCTGGGGAGAAAAGTATTCCCGGTCGATTCACACTGTTGGCGAGTCAGTAGAAGATTGGGATGGATTGAGAGTAGGAGGAATGTGCCGACAACGCTTGACATGGATACACTGCAAAAAGTAATACCAGTTGAGCTTAGATATTCGGCGCATGTTAATTTACTCTCGTTAGGACGTGATATTTGTACACCGAAAGACGTCAGGTGTAGTTTGTGTTGTATAGAAAAAAATTGTATTAAAAAACAAGTACTATTTGAATGA
- a CDS encoding DNA methyltransferase — translation MVNATELLTIKQASEWATSYLNKHVSPSNISYLIQYGRIKKIGDNGTTLVNLGDLKQYYQSFLGQREISWKEKLGKDLNWALSFDYLKEAETTKHVHRLHPYKGKFIPQLVEYFLDEHTDDFKKEVYFRKDDIVLDPFCGSGTTLVQANELGIHAIGVDISAFNVMISNAKIGRYNLTELYNETDKITEALRKFIADSNTITFENHLLKELQVFNNKYFPSPEFEYKLNRGEINEDKYGDEKERQFLPIYLGLIKQYNIQLRQEKTGSFLDKWYLKHIRSEIEFVNRLVEKVEDSNLRKIIKIILSRTIRSCRATTHSDLATLKEPITTTYYCSKHGKICKPLFSILSWWERYSEDTIKRLIEFNKIRTDTFQTCLTGDTRTINIFSKFRRQGNKFDTLLRNKKIRGIFSSPPYVGLINYHEQHAYAYDLFGFERKDELEIGPLFKGQGNEAKKSYAQGISDVLNNCKKYFADDYHVFLVANDKYNLYPTIAKQAGMKIVSQFKRPVLNRTEKDKGAYSEIIFHLKGI, via the coding sequence ATGGTTAATGCAACAGAGTTACTTACGATAAAACAAGCTAGTGAGTGGGCAACTAGCTATTTGAATAAACACGTATCGCCATCTAATATTTCATATCTGATACAATATGGAAGGATTAAAAAAATTGGAGACAACGGAACTACATTAGTCAATTTAGGCGATTTGAAACAATACTATCAGTCATTTCTGGGTCAACGTGAAATCAGTTGGAAAGAAAAATTAGGTAAAGACTTAAATTGGGCGTTATCATTTGATTATCTTAAAGAAGCTGAAACCACAAAACATGTACATCGTCTACATCCGTATAAGGGCAAGTTTATTCCTCAACTGGTAGAGTATTTTTTGGATGAACATACGGACGATTTTAAAAAAGAAGTTTATTTTCGAAAAGACGATATTGTTTTGGACCCTTTTTGTGGTAGTGGAACTACTTTAGTTCAAGCTAATGAACTTGGTATTCATGCTATAGGAGTAGACATATCTGCTTTTAATGTAATGATTAGCAACGCCAAGATTGGAAGATATAATTTAACCGAATTGTATAACGAAACAGATAAAATCACGGAAGCTCTAAGGAAATTTATCGCTGATTCAAATACAATAACTTTTGAAAATCACTTGTTAAAAGAATTACAAGTGTTTAATAATAAATACTTTCCCTCGCCAGAATTTGAGTATAAATTGAATCGAGGAGAAATAAATGAAGATAAATATGGTGATGAAAAAGAGAGGCAGTTTTTGCCGATATACTTAGGTCTTATTAAACAATACAACATACAACTTAGACAAGAGAAGACCGGCAGCTTTTTAGATAAATGGTATTTGAAACACATACGTTCTGAAATCGAGTTTGTTAATAGGCTCGTTGAGAAGGTTGAGGATTCAAATTTAAGGAAAATAATAAAAATAATTTTAAGTCGTACCATACGTTCTTGTCGGGCAACAACTCATTCGGATTTAGCAACGTTAAAAGAACCCATTACGACGACGTATTACTGCTCAAAACACGGGAAAATATGTAAACCTTTGTTTTCAATACTAAGTTGGTGGGAACGGTATAGCGAAGATACGATTAAACGACTTATTGAATTTAATAAAATAAGGACTGATACGTTTCAAACTTGTTTGACAGGAGATACACGTACGATAAATATATTCTCTAAATTTAGAAGGCAAGGAAACAAATTTGATACGCTTCTTAGGAATAAAAAAATTAGGGGAATCTTTTCAAGCCCGCCGTATGTTGGATTGATAAATTATCATGAACAGCACGCATATGCGTATGACTTATTTGGGTTTGAAAGGAAAGATGAGTTAGAGATAGGTCCGCTTTTTAAAGGACAAGGAAATGAAGCCAAAAAATCGTATGCTCAAGGAATCTCGGATGTATTGAATAACTGTAAAAAGTATTTTGCCGATGATTATCACGTGTTTTTGGTAGCAAATGATAAATATAATCTATATCCGACAATCGCCAAACAAGCTGGGATGAAAATAGTAAGCCAATTCAAACGTCCTGTGCTTAATAGAACTGAAAAAGATAAGGGTGCGTATTCGGAGATAATTTTTCATTTAAAAGGGATATAA
- a CDS encoding SEC-C metal-binding domain-containing protein — MTLEDVKNYLRDVSQNFNSRDSEPAKQCLAVLKQEAVAAGDQQAAKTIWCFEEIIEIQDKYIATFFQLKTEEFYDAWCTLERVEIELLSLTRHFQDVTNEFQISFIARQTSRYQSVFPYKLFMSPEIIKIEKTCSICKKVISIRNPCGHRVGEIYNGEMCSRIVTESELIGMSIVKDPMQKYSVPFILNSKGDGKKDYYNYSIIKYLIHRLESPFHEWDVTWTKNRHPHSRFSYVGRNDLCPCESGKKYKKCCLLEEGVLRPHCQFTFKVKPPDHLLTVEYID; from the coding sequence GTGACGTTAGAGGATGTGAAGAACTATCTACGAGATGTTTCTCAGAATTTCAATTCACGGGATTCTGAACCTGCAAAACAATGTCTTGCTGTACTAAAGCAAGAAGCTGTTGCTGCCGGTGATCAGCAAGCTGCGAAAACAATCTGGTGCTTTGAAGAAATTATTGAGATTCAAGATAAATACATTGCGACGTTTTTTCAACTAAAGACAGAGGAGTTCTATGACGCTTGGTGTACTCTCGAGCGTGTAGAAATTGAATTACTATCCCTGACACGTCATTTTCAAGATGTTACAAATGAGTTTCAAATCTCCTTCATAGCACGGCAAACTTCACGCTATCAATCTGTTTTTCCGTATAAGCTCTTCATGAGTCCAGAAATTATTAAAATAGAGAAGACCTGTAGTATCTGTAAAAAAGTTATCTCCATTAGAAATCCTTGTGGACACCGTGTGGGAGAAATCTATAATGGCGAGATGTGCTCGAGAATTGTAACTGAATCAGAACTTATAGGGATGTCCATTGTTAAAGACCCCATGCAAAAATATTCAGTTCCATTTATTTTAAATTCAAAAGGTGATGGCAAAAAGGATTATTACAATTATTCTATTATAAAATATTTAATACACAGGCTAGAATCACCATTCCACGAGTGGGATGTCACATGGACTAAAAACAGACACCCGCATTCAAGGTTTTCATATGTTGGTCGAAATGACCTTTGTCCTTGTGAATCCGGGAAGAAATACAAAAAGTGTTGTCTATTAGAAGAAGGCGTACTCAGACCGCATTGTCAATTTACTTTTAAAGTAAAACCGCCAGATCACCTTCTAACAGTCGAATATATTGATTGA
- a CDS encoding AAA family ATPase, translating into MLIIGDTGTGKSYLCKTIARVLNLPMVICNATQYTSTGFVGLDVEEMLVSLKSEADRRMGEWDGYGIVYLDETDKIASRVVGSSGLMRNMYGSGVQQEMLKLLENGMVRYGTKRSFGRDEYEFDVGKVMFFCGGAFDGLKEIIEKRIKIERKIGFGVEKHDTPVEGIKNGCDNVLRYVSPQDLIQYGFMPEFVGRLNVILVMDPLTEDDLVMIMTEPKNAICRQYKELLSASGIRLEITESVVRNIARDALKRGLGARGLRKVMSDILDPVVFENGNGHSKGTGSGVDIRITEEEMEIALGGAGV; encoded by the coding sequence GTGTTGATAATAGGGGACACAGGGACTGGTAAATCCTATCTGTGTAAAACGATTGCAAGGGTACTAAATTTGCCCATGGTAATTTGTAATGCAACCCAATATACGTCAACTGGATTCGTGGGTCTGGACGTTGAGGAGATGCTGGTATCGTTGAAAAGTGAAGCAGACCGTCGGATGGGTGAGTGGGATGGGTATGGAATTGTATATTTGGATGAGACGGATAAAATCGCAAGTCGGGTTGTAGGTAGTTCTGGGTTGATGAGAAACATGTATGGTAGCGGGGTCCAGCAAGAAATGTTGAAACTGCTTGAAAACGGTATGGTGCGGTATGGAACTAAGCGGAGTTTTGGTAGGGACGAATATGAGTTTGACGTTGGGAAGGTTATGTTTTTTTGTGGCGGAGCGTTTGATGGATTGAAGGAGATAATAGAAAAGCGGATAAAAATAGAACGTAAGATTGGGTTTGGGGTAGAGAAACATGATACTCCCGTCGAGGGTATAAAGAACGGGTGTGATAATGTTTTGCGGTATGTCTCCCCCCAGGATTTGATACAGTACGGGTTTATGCCTGAGTTCGTGGGCAGGCTGAACGTGATACTGGTGATGGACCCGTTGACAGAAGACGACCTAGTGATGATTATGACGGAACCTAAGAACGCGATATGCCGGCAATATAAAGAACTACTATCTGCAAGTGGTATAAGACTTGAGATAACAGAGTCGGTGGTTAGAAATATTGCCCGGGACGCTTTGAAGAGAGGGTTAGGGGCACGGGGATTGAGGAAGGTGATGAGCGATATTTTGGACCCGGTAGTATTTGAGAACGGGAATGGGCATAGTAAAGGAACGGGTTCTGGCGTGGATATAAGGATAACGGAAGAAGAGATGGAAATAGCGTTGGGTGGAGCGGGTGTATAA